The proteins below come from a single Deinococcus radiodurans R1 = ATCC 13939 = DSM 20539 genomic window:
- a CDS encoding glucose-1-phosphate thymidylyltransferase — protein sequence MKALIPAAGLGTRLRPLTFTRPKPVLRVAGQPIIRHAIRTLTEAGITDIGIVVSDVTRDEIQHAVREIRDVKLTLINQHDQLGLGHAVLTAREWVGQDDFCVYLGDNLFEFGARPFIESFHQKHPAALIALVKVADPTAFGVAELDGEQITRLVEKPKDPPSNLAVAGLYCFTPQIFEVLDVMPPSARGEYEITDGIQGLIERGQTVVGQRVEGWWKDTGRPADLLDANRLLLEQIETDVQGDMEGSRMTGRVIVPASSKVLRSKIVGPVIIGEDVIIEDAYIGPFTSIGRGTVIRNAEIEHSSVDSGVVIENVQTRLQDCLIGVKAQVRGGRTLPKTHKLTISDASVVELA from the coding sequence ATGAAGGCTCTTATCCCGGCAGCTGGCCTGGGCACCCGTTTGCGTCCTCTGACTTTTACTCGCCCTAAGCCAGTGCTGCGAGTGGCCGGACAACCCATTATTCGCCACGCGATTCGGACGCTTACTGAAGCTGGAATCACCGACATCGGCATCGTGGTTTCTGATGTGACGCGTGACGAGATCCAGCATGCGGTGCGCGAGATTCGTGATGTAAAGCTCACACTGATCAATCAACACGATCAGCTTGGCTTAGGTCACGCCGTCCTGACTGCCCGTGAATGGGTAGGACAAGACGACTTCTGTGTTTATCTCGGCGATAACCTTTTTGAGTTTGGTGCTCGTCCTTTCATTGAGAGCTTTCATCAGAAGCACCCGGCAGCCCTGATCGCCCTCGTCAAGGTGGCTGATCCCACAGCTTTTGGAGTGGCTGAGCTCGACGGTGAGCAAATCACTCGCCTGGTCGAAAAGCCCAAAGACCCGCCCAGCAACTTGGCTGTCGCGGGACTGTACTGCTTTACGCCGCAGATTTTTGAGGTACTCGACGTGATGCCCCCCTCTGCGCGGGGTGAATATGAAATCACCGACGGCATCCAGGGCCTGATCGAACGGGGTCAGACGGTGGTCGGTCAGAGGGTCGAGGGCTGGTGGAAAGACACGGGTCGCCCGGCGGACCTGCTGGACGCCAACCGGCTGCTGCTCGAGCAAATCGAAACCGATGTTCAAGGCGATATGGAAGGCTCCCGCATGACCGGCCGCGTAATCGTGCCGGCCTCGTCGAAGGTGCTGCGCAGCAAGATCGTGGGCCCTGTCATCATCGGTGAGGATGTGATTATTGAAGACGCTTACATCGGGCCTTTTACCAGCATCGGGCGGGGAACTGTGATTCGCAACGCCGAGATAGAGCACAGCTCGGTGGACAGTGGGGTTGTCATTGAGAATGTGCAGACTCGTCTGCAGGATTGCCTGATCGGCGTCAAAGCCCAGGTGCGTGGGGGCCGGACACTTCCCAAAACCCATAAGTTGACGATCAGTGATGCCAGTGTAGTCGAGTTGGCCTGA
- a CDS encoding mannose-1-phosphate guanylyltransferase, which translates to MSSFVPVILAGGSGERFWPLSRRHRPKQFLTLDESGRSLLQATSDRLARLGGGQDRVVVVTGNDYRSQVLEQLPEMPIENLLVEPAARDTAAAILYAALWIAQDDPQAVMGVFPADHRVTDVEAFERVIQRAIEVAQESERLVTVGIAPTFPSTGYGYIQQGEVLQPGELPAFSVTRFTEKPDAVTAQAFLDTGRYTWNSGMFIWRVQSILAAFEQHQPQLYKQLHQVMSAGTASARRVQLQTTFPQLEKISIDYAILEKSDRVAVIPAEFGWDDLGDWNALERLLKGEGDNVAVGRHVGLDTGGAILYTTNGDDLIATIGLDDVVVVRAEDVTLVVRKDRTQDIKKVVQQLKAHPELERFA; encoded by the coding sequence ATGAGTAGTTTCGTTCCAGTCATTCTGGCGGGAGGGAGCGGCGAGCGCTTCTGGCCGCTTTCGCGTCGCCACCGCCCCAAACAGTTTCTGACGCTCGACGAGTCGGGACGCAGTCTGCTGCAGGCCACCAGTGACCGCCTGGCGCGGCTGGGCGGGGGACAGGACCGTGTGGTGGTCGTGACCGGCAACGACTACCGTTCTCAGGTGCTCGAGCAGTTGCCGGAGATGCCGATCGAGAACCTGCTGGTCGAGCCCGCGGCGCGGGACACTGCCGCCGCTATCCTCTACGCCGCACTCTGGATTGCTCAGGATGATCCCCAGGCTGTGATGGGTGTTTTTCCGGCAGATCACCGGGTAACAGACGTCGAGGCCTTCGAGCGCGTCATTCAGCGGGCCATAGAAGTGGCGCAGGAGTCTGAACGGCTGGTGACGGTGGGCATCGCTCCTACCTTTCCGTCTACCGGCTACGGCTATATCCAGCAGGGCGAGGTCTTGCAGCCCGGTGAACTGCCTGCTTTCTCGGTCACACGCTTTACTGAAAAACCGGATGCGGTGACTGCTCAGGCCTTTCTGGATACCGGGCGCTACACCTGGAACAGCGGCATGTTCATCTGGCGCGTGCAGAGCATTCTGGCGGCGTTCGAGCAGCACCAGCCGCAGCTTTATAAGCAATTACACCAAGTCATGTCAGCGGGCACTGCATCAGCCCGGCGTGTTCAACTCCAAACCACTTTCCCCCAGTTAGAGAAGATCAGCATCGACTACGCCATTCTGGAAAAGTCAGACCGAGTGGCCGTCATTCCTGCCGAGTTCGGTTGGGACGATCTGGGCGACTGGAACGCGCTGGAAAGGCTGCTCAAAGGTGAGGGAGACAATGTGGCTGTGGGCCGTCATGTGGGTCTGGACACGGGCGGCGCTATCCTCTACACCACCAACGGCGATGATCTGATCGCTACCATCGGCCTCGATGACGTGGTGGTGGTGCGGGCTGAGGACGTGACCCTGGTGGTGCGCAAGGACCGCACCCAGGACATCAAGAAAGTCGTTCAGCAACTCAAAGCCCACCCCGAACTGGAGCGTTTCGCATGA
- a CDS encoding polysaccharide biosynthesis tyrosine autokinase, which translates to MTASQKVNPSPSNTDLHIENAEQEIELSALWEGIRRRLPWILLTTALVTPAVYFWSKSQPDVYESSSSLVTAGTSGIPGAGESLVRASTLPEGTLQEALQGPVVMQDIIRRVQKTTELPQPVRQEIGGDLQKELQERELRTIELSSRLDMSANGVYTVTAKGPTARAATFLADAAAESLLNWDRGRALKGLQRAERSLRAQLAEIDRQLGAGDLDEVDRQTLIAARANTQRNLAQASIQTEGVAGSLELVAPAVEPLRPVAPRPTRNAVLAGLLTLLLGTGLAALRTVTDRTVRGEDDLLQLGFPVLGNIPRLRQRDIVMSGIVRAARAAGLYEAVGFLRVNLLSQLSERRGQRIMITSTAPGEGKSSLTATLADGLASSGQRVLVIDADLRRGTQQEVWEKYDRDQHWVQLTGEGGVRTFQDALRQPEHVQVMEAEANVHVLPAGPGLHDSLALLNRTDLSALLSRWSAAYDLVLIDSPPLLAIADGLVLGKHVDGVLLITEEGRTSVQMVRQAIRRAQGSGLPMLGFILNKVSASSRDSYSYGYGYSPRKQSAQ; encoded by the coding sequence ATGACCGCCTCTCAAAAAGTCAACCCTTCACCCTCGAACACTGACCTGCACATTGAGAATGCTGAGCAGGAAATCGAACTCAGCGCCCTATGGGAGGGTATTCGGCGTCGCCTGCCCTGGATTCTGCTGACGACGGCCCTCGTGACCCCAGCGGTCTATTTCTGGTCCAAGTCACAACCAGATGTATACGAGAGCTCATCAAGTCTGGTGACGGCTGGGACGAGTGGCATTCCGGGTGCTGGCGAGTCGTTGGTTCGGGCGTCCACGCTGCCCGAAGGCACCCTGCAAGAAGCTCTGCAAGGCCCTGTTGTTATGCAGGACATTATTCGCCGGGTGCAGAAGACCACAGAGCTTCCTCAGCCGGTGCGTCAGGAGATCGGTGGGGACCTGCAAAAAGAGCTGCAGGAGCGTGAACTTCGGACCATCGAGCTCTCGTCCCGACTGGATATGTCCGCCAACGGCGTGTACACCGTCACTGCCAAGGGGCCGACTGCCCGCGCCGCCACCTTTCTGGCCGACGCGGCGGCCGAGTCGCTGCTCAATTGGGACCGGGGCCGGGCCCTCAAAGGCCTGCAGCGCGCCGAACGGAGCCTGCGTGCTCAATTAGCGGAGATCGACCGTCAGCTGGGCGCCGGCGATCTCGATGAGGTGGACCGTCAGACCCTGATCGCCGCGCGGGCCAACACCCAACGCAACCTGGCGCAAGCGTCGATCCAGACCGAAGGGGTGGCTGGCTCTCTGGAACTGGTTGCTCCTGCCGTCGAGCCACTGCGGCCTGTTGCGCCGCGTCCGACCCGCAACGCCGTCCTGGCGGGCTTGTTGACTCTCTTGCTGGGCACCGGACTGGCGGCTTTGCGGACCGTCACTGACCGGACCGTGCGGGGTGAGGATGACCTCTTGCAACTGGGCTTCCCAGTGCTGGGCAATATCCCGCGTCTACGTCAGCGTGACATCGTCATGAGTGGGATCGTCCGTGCGGCCCGTGCGGCCGGACTCTACGAAGCCGTGGGCTTTTTGCGTGTCAATTTGCTTTCTCAACTCTCGGAGCGGCGGGGCCAACGCATTATGATCACCTCGACTGCGCCCGGTGAAGGCAAGAGCAGCCTGACGGCTACCCTGGCGGACGGTCTGGCGAGCAGTGGTCAGCGGGTCTTGGTCATTGACGCCGATCTACGGCGAGGTACCCAGCAGGAAGTCTGGGAGAAGTACGACCGCGACCAACACTGGGTGCAGCTTACGGGTGAGGGGGGCGTACGCACTTTTCAGGACGCCCTGCGCCAACCGGAGCACGTGCAGGTAATGGAGGCGGAAGCCAATGTCCACGTCCTGCCTGCCGGGCCAGGCCTGCATGACAGCCTGGCCTTGCTCAACCGCACAGACTTGAGCGCTTTGCTCTCTCGTTGGAGCGCAGCGTATGACTTGGTACTGATCGACAGCCCCCCCCTGTTGGCGATTGCCGATGGCCTGGTGCTCGGCAAGCATGTCGATGGCGTCCTCCTGATCACCGAAGAAGGGCGGACCAGTGTGCAGATGGTGCGTCAGGCCATCCGCCGCGCTCAGGGCTCAGGCTTGCCCATGCTGGGCTTCATTCTCAATAAGGTGTCGGCGTCCAGTAGAGACTCTTACAGCTACGGCTACGGCTATAGCCCGCGCAAGCAGAGCGCTCAGTAA
- a CDS encoding sugar transferase produces the protein MAPDRSTRSLRLSELPQSLSLVLGDFLSAVVALELTSLFLRATGRPVLNWSDSLIWVGFWILWRAYQGLYPGYGRSPQTELRLHTVGTVQLLGAQLAAAFAVHQLAPSALGLVLQWGLILVLALLIRYGLRSLLIRGGQYGRAISVIGAGQTAALTIAHLRSNPAYGLNPVVAYDDNPALHGTLLEGVPIVGTLDDALNVPRTAQALISIPGARAEVQQRVVNSVYAVYPFTWVVPDLFWVPNQALQPHNIGSIATLEIKNNLKSVQARLIKRALDLMLSVVGLFLIFPILIAIAFLIRWDSKGPAIYKAERLGRNGKTFPCYKFRSMYQNSEERLVELLAADAARRTEYEKFHKLRDDPRVTRIGAFLRKTSLDELPQLLNVVLGQMSLIGPRPYLPREQSKMGNMAREILLVNPGMTGYWQVNERSQSTFERRLDMDRFYIANWTPWLDVLILIQTVRVVLMGKGAY, from the coding sequence ATGGCTCCTGACCGGAGTACCCGTTCCCTACGTCTGTCCGAATTGCCCCAGTCTCTATCGTTGGTGCTAGGAGACTTTCTCAGTGCTGTGGTGGCGTTGGAACTGACCTCACTTTTTCTGAGGGCCACGGGTCGCCCAGTTCTCAATTGGAGTGACAGCTTGATCTGGGTGGGCTTCTGGATCCTATGGCGGGCCTACCAGGGGCTCTACCCCGGCTACGGCCGTTCGCCCCAGACCGAGCTGCGTCTGCATACGGTCGGAACCGTGCAGCTGCTGGGCGCTCAGTTGGCGGCGGCTTTTGCGGTGCACCAGCTGGCGCCCAGTGCGCTTGGTCTGGTGCTCCAGTGGGGTTTGATTCTGGTCCTCGCGCTGCTGATCCGCTATGGCCTGCGTTCCCTGCTGATCCGGGGCGGGCAGTACGGGCGGGCCATCAGTGTCATCGGGGCTGGGCAAACTGCCGCCTTGACCATCGCCCACCTCAGGAGCAACCCGGCTTATGGGCTTAATCCGGTGGTCGCCTACGACGATAACCCCGCGCTGCATGGAACCCTGCTCGAAGGTGTGCCTATCGTCGGCACTCTGGACGACGCCCTGAACGTGCCGCGTACGGCCCAAGCTCTGATTTCTATTCCAGGTGCCCGTGCTGAAGTGCAGCAGCGGGTAGTCAATAGTGTCTATGCTGTTTATCCTTTCACTTGGGTGGTACCTGATCTTTTCTGGGTACCCAACCAAGCTTTACAACCGCACAATATTGGTAGCATTGCTACCCTAGAGATCAAAAATAACCTTAAGAGCGTACAGGCGCGATTGATCAAGCGTGCGCTTGATTTGATGCTGTCTGTTGTTGGTTTGTTCCTTATTTTTCCAATCCTCATAGCCATAGCATTTCTCATCCGTTGGGATAGCAAAGGCCCAGCTATTTATAAAGCTGAGCGACTTGGCCGTAATGGTAAGACTTTCCCTTGTTACAAATTTAGAAGTATGTACCAGAATTCTGAGGAGCGGCTAGTAGAACTACTTGCTGCTGACGCTGCTCGCCGCACAGAATATGAGAAATTTCATAAGCTGCGGGATGATCCCCGTGTGACTCGAATTGGTGCCTTTTTGCGAAAAACGAGTTTGGATGAATTGCCACAGCTCCTCAATGTAGTGTTAGGACAGATGAGTTTGATCGGTCCTCGGCCTTATCTTCCACGTGAACAATCAAAAATGGGAAATATGGCTCGGGAAATTCTCTTGGTCAACCCTGGAATGACAGGCTACTGGCAGGTCAATGAACGCAGTCAGAGTACATTTGAAAGGCGTTTGGATATGGATAGATTTTATATTGCCAACTGGACACCCTGGTTAGATGTACTTATCTTAATACAAACAGTACGTGTTGTTTTGATGGGTAAGGGGGCGTACTAA
- a CDS encoding oligosaccharide flippase family protein — MVVYGAFFLRAFSFILLLPLFTRVIEPATWGGVLAAQALAMWLIVLIDFGFTLSLSRKVAINRENLTQVRVDVGNVYSAKLMLLIPAAFICWLTTQFGLLERFPALAWWALAWAAAQSFSPLWYYQAVEKMYYFSTIEIMGRLFYIILSIWLIKSTADAYMVLFLQVVALLIVHTITLVRLWREISGFILSFLGGWNALREGIILSGFTVLTSIYTAASTFLFSIFAPAGLVPQYGNADRLVRSGLSLLGPLNQILLPKSARAFAESPSKGFSLAKHLLYLYSLIGILGLFLGWLFAPLAVKLLFGSQYGQSLIYIRHLLVLFPLTAINTVIVYHILIPSGKERLVTRIYALISILALILIGLLVPTMGGKGMIYAVVIPEVIALFQLGIYSIKIEKESQGIFPIR, encoded by the coding sequence GTGGTGGTTTACGGTGCATTTTTCCTACGAGCCTTTTCATTCATCCTATTATTGCCTTTATTTACTCGTGTTATTGAGCCGGCTACCTGGGGTGGGGTGCTAGCTGCACAGGCTTTGGCTATGTGGCTGATTGTTCTGATAGATTTTGGATTCACCCTTTCTTTATCTCGTAAGGTTGCAATCAACCGAGAAAACCTGACGCAGGTTCGTGTGGATGTGGGTAATGTATATAGCGCTAAGCTGATGTTATTGATTCCAGCTGCCTTTATTTGTTGGTTGACTACTCAATTCGGTTTACTGGAACGTTTCCCAGCTTTAGCGTGGTGGGCTTTAGCATGGGCTGCAGCTCAGAGCTTTAGTCCTTTGTGGTATTATCAAGCTGTTGAAAAAATGTATTATTTCTCAACCATAGAGATTATGGGACGTCTATTCTATATAATTTTAAGTATATGGTTAATTAAAAGTACAGCAGATGCATATATGGTCTTGTTCCTGCAGGTCGTTGCTCTCTTAATAGTACATACGATTACTCTAGTTAGACTTTGGAGAGAAATATCTGGCTTTATTTTATCTTTCCTAGGGGGATGGAATGCTCTTAGAGAAGGAATTATTCTTTCCGGTTTTACCGTTTTAACAAGTATTTATACAGCAGCTAGCACATTCCTGTTCAGTATTTTTGCGCCAGCTGGATTAGTTCCGCAGTACGGTAATGCAGACAGGCTGGTCAGATCTGGGCTGAGCCTATTAGGACCCCTCAACCAGATTTTGCTCCCTAAATCAGCTCGCGCTTTTGCAGAAAGTCCATCTAAAGGTTTCTCCCTAGCTAAACATCTCCTGTATTTATACTCTCTTATCGGAATATTGGGACTCTTTCTCGGTTGGCTCTTCGCTCCATTAGCAGTAAAACTCTTATTCGGGTCTCAATATGGACAATCCTTAATATATATTCGCCATTTATTAGTATTATTTCCGTTAACTGCTATAAACACAGTAATCGTATATCATATTCTTATACCTAGTGGTAAAGAACGCTTAGTGACTAGGATATATGCATTGATTAGCATTCTTGCTCTTATTCTAATTGGGTTATTGGTGCCAACCATGGGGGGCAAAGGTATGATTTATGCTGTAGTCATTCCTGAGGTTATAGCTCTCTTCCAGCTTGGGATATATTCAATAAAGATTGAAAAAGAATCACAAGGCATTTTTCCTATTAGGTGA